One window of the Runella slithyformis DSM 19594 genome contains the following:
- a CDS encoding class I SAM-dependent methyltransferase gives MSNAPLSSSIQNVYDQQYVNSDAQWREIGARQKADDIIKLCQKFNFKKVLDVGAGDGAVLKELDSRGFTENLHAVEISGSGIEKINQRGLKSLREVKLFDGYTIPFEDKAFPLATCSHVIEHVEHPRLLLREIARVSEYQFFEVPIDFSLFVDRKIDHFLSYGHINIYTPALFKFLLKSEGFEVIDELFLFFSDEVVSYLMKDWKQRLVYKTKAFLLENSPLRQVKPNAYAVLCKHKGEGVKIF, from the coding sequence ATGTCAAACGCTCCGCTTTCTTCTTCGATCCAAAACGTCTACGACCAACAATACGTCAATTCTGATGCCCAATGGCGTGAGATCGGCGCGCGTCAAAAAGCGGATGACATTATAAAGTTATGCCAAAAATTTAACTTTAAAAAGGTATTGGACGTCGGAGCCGGCGATGGGGCGGTATTGAAAGAACTCGACAGCCGTGGATTTACGGAAAACCTGCATGCCGTAGAGATCTCCGGCAGCGGCATTGAAAAGATCAACCAACGCGGGTTGAAATCCCTGCGGGAAGTGAAGCTGTTCGATGGGTACACAATTCCCTTTGAAGATAAAGCGTTTCCTTTGGCTACCTGTTCGCACGTCATTGAGCACGTGGAGCATCCGCGTTTGTTGCTGAGAGAAATTGCCCGCGTTTCGGAATACCAGTTTTTTGAAGTGCCGATTGACTTCAGCCTATTCGTAGACCGCAAAATAGACCACTTTCTTTCCTACGGCCACATCAATATTTACACGCCGGCGCTCTTTAAATTTTTACTGAAATCAGAAGGATTTGAGGTCATTGACGAGCTGTTTCTGTTCTTCAGCGATGAAGTCGTTTCGTACCTCATGAAAGATTGGAAGCAGCGGTTGGTGTATAAAACGAAGGCGTTTTTGCTCGAAAACTCCCCTTTGCGTCAGGTCAAACCGAATGCCTACGCGGTTTTGTGCAAACACAAAGGCGAAGGGGTCAAAATATTTTGA
- a CDS encoding Crp/Fnr family transcriptional regulator, producing MYDSVRTDIQRYIVLSEAELDFFCSKLILKQLKRREYVFREGQVCTSVVFIRKGCLRYFYLTDGEEQTGQFFFENAWYTDYESFLSEKPTQQFIQALEPTEVFLLPKTALYQLYENNPKFERFGRVMAENAYLGSRKNNVSYLTLSPEERYLKLVEERPKLIERVSLKYIASYLGIQPESLSRIRKRIFEQR from the coding sequence ATGTACGATTCCGTTCGAACCGATATTCAAAGATACATCGTGCTTTCAGAAGCCGAACTGGATTTTTTTTGCTCAAAACTCATTCTGAAACAGTTGAAACGTCGAGAGTATGTGTTTCGGGAAGGACAGGTGTGTACATCGGTTGTATTTATCCGTAAAGGATGTCTGCGTTATTTTTACCTTACCGACGGAGAGGAACAAACGGGACAGTTTTTCTTTGAAAATGCGTGGTATACCGATTATGAGAGCTTTTTAAGCGAAAAGCCCACTCAGCAATTTATTCAGGCGCTGGAACCGACAGAGGTATTTCTACTGCCGAAAACAGCCCTCTACCAACTGTATGAAAACAATCCGAAGTTTGAACGTTTCGGTCGGGTAATGGCTGAAAATGCCTATTTAGGCTCTCGAAAAAATAATGTGAGTTACCTGACACTTAGCCCCGAAGAAAGGTATTTGAAGCTTGTTGAAGAGCGTCCTAAACTGATAGAGCGGGTTTCATTGAAATACATTGCTTCCTACCTTGGTATACAGCCCGAAAGTCTGAGCCGAATTCGGAAAAGAATCTTTGAGCAACGCTGA
- a CDS encoding SDR family NAD(P)-dependent oxidoreductase, giving the protein MKNLIKKTALITGASSGIGEAFAYELAKGGVNVILTARSEQKLQDIAQKIQSIYAVNVLVLSEDLAAKGSAESLFRKIKAANWSVDLLVNNAGVGKWAGFLEETAENYEEMIELNITSLMKLTYLVLPEMLRKGEGGIINVASTGAFQPCPYIAVYCASKAFVLSFSEALYGEYHSKGIMITALCPGNTATGFQSYANADTRGMRSDTPERVAKEGIAAMLKGKSYTIVGMDNYLQSLLPRLLPRKTIIDAVGGMMGKKVYKK; this is encoded by the coding sequence ATGAAGAATTTGATCAAAAAAACGGCCCTCATAACGGGAGCCTCGTCCGGCATCGGGGAAGCATTTGCGTACGAATTGGCCAAGGGGGGCGTCAACGTAATCCTTACGGCGCGCTCAGAGCAAAAATTACAGGACATTGCCCAAAAGATACAAAGTATCTATGCGGTAAACGTGTTGGTGCTGTCGGAAGATCTGGCTGCCAAAGGGTCGGCCGAATCACTTTTTCGGAAAATCAAAGCGGCAAATTGGTCCGTTGACCTCTTGGTTAATAATGCCGGCGTAGGTAAATGGGCTGGCTTTCTGGAGGAAACTGCTGAAAATTATGAAGAAATGATCGAATTGAATATCACTTCTTTGATGAAGCTGACGTATCTTGTATTGCCCGAAATGCTCCGGAAAGGAGAAGGCGGCATCATTAACGTTGCTTCTACTGGAGCTTTTCAGCCCTGTCCGTACATTGCCGTCTATTGTGCGTCTAAGGCCTTTGTGTTGAGTTTTTCGGAGGCCCTTTACGGAGAATATCATTCAAAAGGCATTATGATCACTGCCCTGTGTCCCGGCAATACCGCCACCGGATTTCAATCCTACGCCAATGCCGATACCCGGGGAATGCGCAGCGATACGCCCGAACGTGTGGCAAAAGAAGGGATAGCAGCGATGCTAAAAGGAAAAAGTTATACAATAGTGGGGATGGATAATTACCTGCAATCGTTATTGCCGCGCCTTTTGCCCCGCAAAACAATCATTGATGCCGTGGGCGGGATGATGGGAAAGAAAGTGTATAAGAAATAA
- a CDS encoding BrxA/BrxB family bacilliredoxin: MYPPHLVAPMKEDLTSVGFQQLESAEDVDNFMANAKGVSLVVVNSVCGCAAGACRPGVKAALAFSDVKPENLVTVFAGVDQEATAKMRDYLLPYPPSSPSIAIFKDDELVHFIERHHIEGRNAKMIAEHLVMAFEEFCGEKA, from the coding sequence GAAGATCTGACGAGCGTAGGATTTCAACAATTGGAAAGTGCCGAAGACGTAGATAACTTCATGGCCAACGCCAAAGGAGTGTCGCTCGTAGTGGTCAATTCCGTATGCGGATGCGCGGCCGGTGCCTGCCGTCCGGGCGTAAAAGCCGCTCTGGCATTCAGCGACGTAAAACCTGAAAACCTCGTAACGGTTTTTGCCGGGGTAGATCAGGAAGCGACTGCCAAAATGCGCGATTATCTGTTGCCGTATCCTCCCTCATCTCCTTCGATCGCTATTTTTAAGGATGATGAGTTGGTGCATTTCATTGAGCGTCACCACATCGAAGGCCGTAATGCCAAGATGATCGCCGAGCACCTGGTGATGGCGTTTGAAGAATTTTGCGGAGAGAAAGCGTAG
- a CDS encoding vWA domain-containing protein produces MLGHRFSEFKPTEQTGKNKFDELLNIFQQLLLMNSGDVSQAMAWMSQLDRQYNLTNDQYGIGDFFEDLKRKGYITEENEEGKVIMTPKTERSIRRSALEEIFGKLKRSKAGGNHHTPYTGTGDELSSDVRDFQFGDTLDQIAMTESIKNAQINHGIGEFFLVENDLEVVEKEQKTFTATVLMIDVSHSMILYGEDRITPAKKVALAMAELIKTKYPKDTLDIIVFGNDAWQIQLKDLPYLEVGPYHTNTVAGLELAMDLLRRRKTKNKQIFMITDGKPTCLKEGIRYYKNSFGLDRKIVSKTLTLAAQCRRLDVPITTFMIASDPYLKQFVQEFTRVNNGRAYYSNLQGLGGFVLEDFQRNRRKNMK; encoded by the coding sequence ATGCTTGGTCATCGTTTTTCGGAATTTAAGCCTACGGAACAAACCGGTAAAAATAAATTTGACGAGTTGTTGAACATCTTTCAGCAACTCCTGCTGATGAATTCGGGTGATGTATCCCAAGCCATGGCGTGGATGAGTCAACTGGACCGTCAGTATAACCTGACCAATGACCAATACGGCATCGGCGATTTCTTCGAAGACCTCAAACGTAAGGGCTACATTACGGAGGAAAACGAAGAAGGCAAGGTCATCATGACGCCCAAAACCGAGCGCAGCATTCGTCGCAGTGCGTTGGAAGAGATCTTTGGCAAACTAAAGCGTTCTAAAGCGGGCGGCAACCACCACACGCCCTATACGGGAACGGGCGATGAACTCAGCAGCGATGTGCGCGATTTTCAGTTTGGCGATACGCTCGACCAAATTGCCATGACCGAATCCATCAAAAATGCCCAGATCAATCACGGCATCGGCGAATTTTTTCTGGTGGAGAATGACCTTGAAGTGGTGGAAAAAGAGCAGAAGACCTTCACGGCCACGGTGTTAATGATTGATGTGAGCCACTCGATGATTCTTTACGGTGAAGACCGTATCACTCCCGCCAAAAAGGTAGCCCTGGCGATGGCAGAATTGATCAAAACCAAATACCCCAAAGATACGCTCGACATCATTGTGTTTGGAAACGACGCCTGGCAGATCCAATTGAAAGACCTGCCGTACCTGGAAGTGGGCCCGTACCATACCAATACGGTGGCGGGGCTGGAGCTGGCGATGGACCTGTTGCGCCGTCGTAAAACTAAAAACAAGCAGATCTTTATGATCACCGACGGTAAGCCGACCTGTTTGAAAGAAGGGATACGGTATTATAAAAACAGTTTTGGCCTCGACCGTAAGATCGTCAGTAAAACCCTCACGTTGGCGGCCCAATGCCGTCGGTTGGATGTACCGATCACGACCTTTATGATTGCTTCCGATCCGTACCTCAAGCAATTTGTGCAGGAATTTACGCGGGTCAACAACGGCCGGGCATATTACAGCAATTTGCAGGGGCTGGGCGGGTTTGTGTTGGAAGATTTCCAGCGCAATCGTCGGAAGAATATGAAGTGA
- a CDS encoding multiheme c-type cytochrome, whose amino-acid sequence MQKKIVYVSLIIFVGIVAYQVFLKATEKEIHPLTKSWEKAVPHQQIPKGLASLSAEQCGACHVKHYEEWQHSTHSHAWTDLQFQAELKKESSPYLCINCHIPLQNQQEFIVTGLIDGDIYQPVKQTNPHFDKKLQQEGINCASCHVRDNVVIGSTGTTKAPHATRKDPVFLSEKLCLSCHNAKAVVTSTLVCSFETGDEWKAGPYYGQKNCISCHMEPTKREIVAGFGERLSHLHYFAGSGIPKEKGAKTKVLNGLAFYPSEVEKTYSVNEEIVYRLKLKNEFAGHRVPSGDPERFFGISMELMDETGKVVSRKTDRIGEKWEWYPAAKKISDNNLNPKEERTFTFSYKPTQKQKLTLAVKVTKNRLDKKSAEYNKLDERYPLFITVFDEKYAIEVK is encoded by the coding sequence ATGCAGAAAAAGATTGTTTACGTATCGCTCATTATTTTTGTCGGAATTGTAGCGTATCAGGTATTTTTAAAGGCTACCGAAAAAGAAATTCATCCGCTGACCAAAAGCTGGGAGAAAGCCGTGCCGCATCAACAGATTCCGAAGGGATTGGCATCGCTGAGTGCGGAGCAGTGCGGGGCTTGTCACGTTAAACATTACGAAGAATGGCAGCACTCTACGCACTCTCACGCCTGGACAGATTTGCAGTTTCAGGCCGAATTGAAAAAAGAATCCAGCCCTTATCTGTGCATCAATTGCCATATTCCCCTCCAAAACCAACAGGAATTCATCGTGACGGGCTTAATTGACGGGGATATTTACCAACCGGTCAAACAAACGAATCCTCATTTCGACAAAAAACTTCAGCAGGAAGGCATCAACTGCGCAAGCTGCCACGTACGCGACAATGTCGTGATCGGCTCTACGGGTACGACCAAAGCACCTCATGCTACCCGCAAAGATCCCGTTTTCCTTTCCGAAAAGCTGTGTCTGTCGTGTCACAATGCCAAGGCGGTGGTGACTTCTACGTTGGTCTGTTCGTTTGAAACCGGCGATGAATGGAAGGCCGGGCCGTATTATGGGCAGAAAAATTGCATCAGTTGTCACATGGAACCCACCAAACGGGAGATCGTGGCGGGATTCGGGGAGCGGTTGAGTCATTTGCATTATTTTGCCGGTTCGGGCATTCCGAAAGAAAAAGGAGCCAAGACCAAAGTCCTGAACGGCTTGGCTTTCTATCCTTCCGAGGTTGAAAAAACGTATTCCGTAAACGAAGAAATTGTGTACCGACTCAAACTGAAAAACGAGTTTGCCGGCCACCGGGTGCCTTCCGGAGACCCCGAGCGGTTTTTCGGTATTTCAATGGAATTAATGGATGAAACCGGCAAAGTAGTTTCCCGGAAAACGGATAGAATAGGAGAGAAGTGGGAATGGTATCCGGCCGCCAAAAAGATCTCTGACAATAACCTGAATCCCAAAGAAGAACGAACGTTTACGTTTTCTTACAAACCTACTCAAAAGCAAAAGCTCACCCTGGCTGTTAAAGTGACCAAAAATCGACTGGATAAAAAGTCGGCGGAGTATAATAAACTGGATGAACGCTATCCCCTGTTTATCACTGTGTTTGACGAAAAGTATGCGATTGAGGTGAAATAA
- a CDS encoding Crp/Fnr family transcriptional regulator, whose protein sequence is MSYLKLGELLNRLVAVTAADMELAHSMFEPLMCGRNELLVEYGKVAKYMYFVNSGFIRSYHLEKGVEITNHLAGPNTFVTSYNSFTAKILSDETVQTIAPCDLLRITKDNLDRLYRKSHHWALVGIMMADKYLIFNNQRGKDLITLSAEERYLKLMQEEPALIQNVPLQYIASYIGIEPQTLSRIRRKIIS, encoded by the coding sequence ATGTCGTATTTAAAATTAGGGGAATTGCTGAACCGGTTGGTGGCGGTCACCGCTGCGGATATGGAATTGGCTCATTCCATGTTTGAACCTCTGATGTGCGGCAGAAATGAACTTTTGGTGGAATATGGCAAAGTAGCGAAGTACATGTATTTCGTCAATTCAGGATTTATCCGGTCCTACCATTTGGAAAAAGGCGTCGAAATCACCAATCATTTGGCGGGACCCAATACGTTCGTTACGTCTTACAACAGTTTTACGGCGAAAATCCTCTCCGACGAAACGGTCCAAACCATTGCCCCCTGCGACCTGCTGCGCATTACCAAAGATAATCTGGACCGGCTGTACCGCAAAAGCCATCATTGGGCACTGGTGGGTATTATGATGGCCGATAAGTACCTGATTTTTAATAATCAACGCGGCAAAGACCTCATCACGCTGAGTGCCGAAGAGCGATACCTGAAATTGATGCAGGAGGAGCCTGCCCTTATTCAAAACGTTCCGCTGCAATACATCGCTTCGTATATCGGCATTGAGCCCCAAACACTGAGCCGAATTCGGCGAAAGATCATTTCTTAA